The stretch of DNA CGTCGCTGGTCGATCTCCCGTAGAAGGACGGCCTCGAAATCCAGGTGATCGGGCTGACCGCTTCCCCTCCCTTCCGCAAAAAAAGGTTTCCGTCCTCCGCTCGTTCCACGAGGAACGGCGACCTGCTGTTCTTCCGGAACTGGACCACCGTACCGTCCCCGAGAAGAAAATCGTCGGGGAGTTTTTCTTCGCCGTGGTCCTCCAGGTCCCACCCGAACAGACCGTGGTTCTGCTCCTTGTAGATCGTCCCTACCCCCTCGAGCGCCTCCGCCGTCGCGCGGACCCCCTCCGTGAGAAGATCCCCTTTCAACTCCAGCGTGTCGATTCCACAGCTCGGGTTCACTCCTTCTCTCCCTTCGCATAGAGGAGATCACCGTAGATGGGCAGCCTTGTCTCCCTCTTTTCCGTTTTCAGTACGAACCAGGTCTGGACGGACGCGATTTCCTTCATGGGGACGATCCGCTCCATCAGGATCTCCCGATACTGGGGAATGTCCTTGGCCACCACTCTCAACAAGTAATCCGCTTTCCCGGTGATGTGGGAGCATTCCATGACGTAAGGGTTCTCCCGGATCTTTTTCACAAAGGATTGCGCGATCTCAACTTCATGCCTGGCGAGTGTTACGAATGCGTACGCCACCGTCGATTTCTGCAATTTCTCCTCGTCGAGGATGGCCACGTACCGCTTGATGATCCCCTCCTTCTTCAATTTCCGCAGACGTGCAAGAACGGAGGAAGGTGAAAGGCCAACCCTCTTCGCGAGGTGCTTGTCAGGGATGTCCGCATTTTCCTGGAGGATGCTCAGGATTTCGAGATCAATGTCGTCAAAGGAATAATATTTCATAATTAAGCAATAATATAGAATTAAATTCGTCATTGTCAACATATTCCGGAAGATACGGCTCCCAACTTGCTCATGCAGCAAGCAAAGGGGCGGGACGCTCGTCAAGTTCGTCGGGAACCTGGTGTACTTCTCGCTCCTGGCGTTCGTCGAATAGGCTTCATCGAAGCGCGGTTGCCGGAAAAGTCACATCCGGGAGCAGGTGGAGAAGCTCAATACAATACAATTACTCCC from bacterium encodes:
- a CDS encoding Lrp/AsnC family transcriptional regulator; translation: MTSVPPLCLLHEQVGSRIFRNMLTMTNLILYYCLIMKYYSFDDIDLEILSILQENADIPDKHLAKRVGLSPSSVLARLRKLKKEGIIKRYVAILDEEKLQKSTVAYAFVTLARHEVEIAQSFVKKIRENPYVMECSHITGKADYLLRVVAKDIPQYREILMERIVPMKEIASVQTWFVLKTEKRETRLPIYGDLLYAKGEKE